A single Halarcobacter anaerophilus DNA region contains:
- a CDS encoding IS256 family transposase yields the protein MKKETEFDFNEAVQQLLAGKKISGKDGVLAPLVKQLVEAALEAEVESHIKDDVLSGNKNRKNGKTSKTIKSTDGTFELNTPRDRAGSFEPQLVKKNQTTISNEIEERIISMYGLGLSYRDIIKHIEEIYRVELSTATISAITDKIIDKVKAWQSRPLETIYPFVWLDAIHYKIKDGGKYVSKAVYTVLGLRLDGKKEILGLYLSESEGANFWLSVLSDLNNRGLQDILIASVDGLKGFPEAIKTIFPKTEVQLCIIHQIRNSMKYVASKNHKEFMKDLKPVYQAVSKEIAEDELLKLDEKWGKKYPIVLQSWHNKWENLSVYFKYPPEIRKVIYTTNIIESVHRQFRKLTKTKGAFPNENSLLKLLYMGIQNASEKWTMPVRNWNLTLSQLAIFFEGRLDDFLEV from the coding sequence ATGAAAAAAGAAACAGAGTTTGATTTTAATGAAGCAGTTCAACAACTTTTAGCTGGTAAAAAAATAAGTGGGAAAGATGGTGTACTTGCTCCCTTAGTAAAACAATTAGTGGAAGCTGCATTAGAAGCAGAAGTAGAATCTCATATAAAAGATGATGTATTATCAGGAAATAAGAATAGGAAAAATGGTAAAACATCTAAAACAATAAAATCAACAGATGGAACATTTGAACTAAATACACCAAGAGATAGAGCAGGATCTTTTGAACCACAACTAGTAAAGAAAAATCAAACAACAATTTCAAATGAAATAGAAGAAAGAATAATTTCAATGTATGGCTTAGGATTAAGCTATAGAGATATAATTAAACATATTGAAGAGATATATAGAGTAGAATTATCAACTGCAACAATAAGTGCAATTACGGATAAGATTATTGATAAAGTAAAAGCATGGCAAAGTAGACCATTAGAAACAATTTATCCTTTTGTATGGTTAGATGCAATCCATTATAAAATCAAGGATGGTGGTAAATATGTGTCAAAAGCAGTTTATACTGTTTTAGGACTTCGTTTAGATGGTAAAAAAGAGATACTTGGACTTTATCTAAGTGAGAGTGAAGGTGCAAACTTCTGGCTTAGTGTTTTAAGTGATTTAAACAACAGAGGATTGCAAGATATACTTATTGCAAGTGTAGATGGTTTAAAAGGCTTCCCTGAAGCAATAAAAACAATATTTCCAAAAACAGAAGTACAACTATGTATTATTCATCAAATTAGAAATTCAATGAAATATGTTGCTTCTAAAAACCATAAAGAATTTATGAAAGATTTAAAACCTGTTTATCAAGCAGTATCAAAAGAGATAGCAGAAGACGAACTTCTAAAACTTGATGAGAAATGGGGTAAAAAATATCCTATTGTACTTCAATCTTGGCATAATAAATGGGAAAATCTATCTGTTTATTTTAAGTATCCACCTGAAATTAGAAAAGTGATTTATACGACCAATATTATTGAGTCTGTTCATAGACAATTTAGGAAACTAACAAAAACAAAAGGAGCATTTCCAAATGAAAATTCTTTATTAAAATTATTATATATGGGGATACAAAATGCAAGTGAAAAATGGACAATGCCAGTTAGAAACTGGAATCTAACTCTCTCTCAGTTAGCAATATTTTTCGAGGGAAGGTTAGATGATTTTTTAGAGGTGTAA
- a CDS encoding SH3 domain-containing protein, which yields MKKFFFLISIFVFFNFYSLANTLQNGLYYTDDKNCVQIKINNDEYIIFNYIAFEKNKKEIRTGKLIKEKDFIQFKGLKSTFYSSEKYGQEASDIVGANLIDDTSFGMQNYGNSMNPYIVFGQCESKYIIFTLSKNTCIILPTKQPLYKKPNIKTKMYLIKGDKVEVLEEKDDWLYILYHGKKDIKAWIPKNSVE from the coding sequence ATGAAAAAATTTTTTTTCTTGATATCAATATTTGTTTTTTTTAATTTTTATAGTTTAGCTAATACATTACAAAATGGGCTATATTATACTGATGATAAAAATTGTGTTCAGATTAAAATCAATAATGATGAATATATTATTTTTAATTATATTGCTTTTGAAAAAAACAAAAAAGAAATACGAACTGGAAAGCTAATAAAAGAAAAAGATTTTATACAATTTAAGGGTTTAAAAAGTACATTTTATTCTTCTGAGAAATATGGTCAAGAAGCTTCTGATATTGTAGGAGCCAATCTTATAGATGATACAAGTTTTGGAATGCAAAATTATGGTAATAGCATGAACCCTTATATAGTTTTCGGACAATGTGAATCTAAATATATAATTTTTACATTGTCTAAAAATACTTGTATAATTCTCCCGACAAAACAACCCCTCTACAAAAAGCCAAACATAAAAACAAAGATGTACCTAATAAAAGGTGATAAAGTAGAAGTATTAGAGGAAAAAGATGATTGGTTGTATATTCTTTATCATGGGAAAAAAGATATAAAAGCTTGGATACCTAAAAATTCAGTTGAATAA
- a CDS encoding glycoside hydrolase family 19 protein, whose product MSSIPNFTYNATDGIRAIADGQLVAYRINDEYMQNDDDKNAKKGEGFYSNGFFLLKHKLEYPKVNTLTFFSLYMHMAKKELYFSKITGNGRNIRVGYSNSSGTIKEHPEEFEKDINIITDGKWDKKTNRTKILYVEGLNIDLSQTPTIHKSNVKKINEVEYFEAIGEIFKQNISNEVKVLETPLQIKAGEVIGLVGENNINHGIKRELLHLEVFVSDKKRLSDFIQTARTNYNTQNTNKPNPTQIKIPSGKTIYDIKNQSVVQSSDGTATIKDSNNVAVSQAPLTNGTKIEVDTSKTILSNRYSLLKIDTNDVSINNWNIYKGSVENIQIAQSTNTTQPQNTILTMSEVKTITFDNKKYLYIDEEQTKAVLYSECQEIHPITFDWATIVDESSEDDISIFTNLHKYLLPDIEDYKQEVLKISSMYEKLFKLIDKDSNGQIEAQELEEATKNEAIKKITSKFIVKHSSEWDKKINMPNSIKQILEKHKENIKNYDKIKQHLDNEEKRVENLALFEKCSSIADFPSSDEVFHINPIGLVGVFGSSGCYCNRDFTVDEVKEIVKVLRDSENINNIDLFTASNCNIPNADKTYGRLTEELNKTMKKYHINSCLRKAHFLAQCYHETDRLKTTLEYGDGKKYNPGKHPDAIKNGNTQVGDGRPRYRGRGFMQLTWKKNYKAYEDATGVTCISNSSLISDNLVNAINSGGWYWENGSAWNDLNPRADKDDIYYINIGVNGGSNGFQERINYIKKIIEILNLKQCPNIFLTKELGKYNLTNSAMKNTRYVKNNPSIKMRLEGFDD is encoded by the coding sequence ATGTCTAGTATCCCAAACTTCACTTATAATGCTACTGATGGAATAAGAGCCATAGCAGATGGACAATTGGTTGCATATAGAATCAATGATGAATATATGCAAAATGATGATGATAAAAATGCTAAAAAAGGTGAAGGGTTTTATTCAAATGGATTTTTTCTTCTAAAACATAAACTTGAATACCCAAAAGTAAATACATTAACCTTTTTTTCTCTTTATATGCATATGGCTAAAAAAGAATTATACTTTTCTAAAATAACTGGGAATGGAAGAAATATACGAGTAGGATATAGTAATTCTTCAGGTACAATTAAAGAACATCCGGAAGAATTTGAAAAAGATATAAATATTATTACTGATGGGAAATGGGATAAAAAAACAAATAGAACAAAAATACTTTATGTAGAAGGATTAAATATAGATTTGTCTCAAACACCAACTATTCATAAAAGTAATGTAAAAAAGATAAATGAAGTAGAATACTTTGAAGCTATTGGAGAGATATTTAAACAAAATATTTCTAATGAAGTAAAAGTCTTAGAAACCCCACTTCAAATAAAAGCAGGAGAAGTAATAGGATTGGTTGGAGAAAACAACATCAATCATGGAATAAAAAGAGAATTACTACATCTTGAAGTGTTTGTAAGTGATAAAAAGAGATTATCTGATTTTATACAAACTGCACGAACTAATTATAATACACAAAATACTAATAAACCAAATCCAACTCAAATAAAAATACCAAGTGGTAAAACAATCTATGATATAAAAAATCAAAGTGTAGTACAATCTTCAGATGGTACTGCAACAATAAAAGATAGTAACAATGTTGCAGTTTCTCAAGCACCATTAACCAATGGAACAAAAATAGAAGTAGATACTAGTAAAACTATCTTAAGTAATAGATATAGCCTTTTAAAAATAGATACAAATGATGTATCTATTAATAACTGGAATATCTATAAAGGTTCAGTAGAAAATATACAAATAGCACAATCTACAAATACTACACAACCACAAAATACAATACTAACTATGAGTGAAGTTAAAACAATTACTTTTGATAACAAGAAATATCTTTATATCGATGAAGAACAAACTAAAGCGGTACTTTATAGTGAATGCCAAGAGATACATCCAATAACATTTGATTGGGCAACAATAGTAGATGAAAGTAGTGAAGATGATATATCTATTTTTACAAACTTACATAAATATCTTTTACCTGATATAGAAGATTATAAACAAGAAGTATTAAAAATAAGTTCTATGTATGAAAAACTATTTAAATTAATAGACAAAGACAGCAATGGACAAATAGAGGCACAAGAGTTAGAAGAAGCAACAAAGAATGAAGCAATAAAAAAGATTACAAGTAAGTTTATAGTAAAACATTCAAGTGAGTGGGACAAGAAGATAAATATGCCAAATAGTATAAAACAGATATTAGAAAAGCATAAAGAGAATATAAAAAACTATGATAAAATAAAACAACATTTAGATAATGAGGAGAAAAGAGTAGAGAATTTAGCTTTATTTGAAAAGTGTAGTTCAATAGCTGATTTCCCTAGTTCTGACGAGGTCTTTCACATTAATCCTATTGGGTTGGTTGGGGTGTTTGGAAGTAGTGGATGTTATTGTAATAGAGATTTTACAGTTGATGAAGTCAAAGAGATTGTTAAAGTTTTAAGGGATAGCGAAAATATAAACAATATTGATTTATTTACTGCTTCAAATTGTAATATTCCAAATGCTGATAAGACTTATGGACGTCTCACAGAAGAGCTAAACAAAACTATGAAGAAGTATCATATTAATTCTTGTTTGAGAAAAGCACATTTCTTAGCACAATGTTATCATGAAACAGATAGACTCAAGACAACTCTAGAATATGGAGATGGCAAAAAATATAATCCAGGAAAGCATCCAGATGCAATAAAAAATGGAAATACACAAGTAGGTGATGGTCGTCCAAGGTATAGAGGTAGAGGATTTATGCAGTTAACATGGAAGAAAAACTATAAAGCCTATGAAGATGCAACAGGTGTTACATGTATTAGTAATTCTTCTTTAATATCTGATAATCTAGTAAATGCAATTAATTCAGGTGGTTGGTATTGGGAAAATGGTAGTGCATGGAACGATTTAAATCCAAGAGCTGACAAAGATGATATTTATTATATCAATATTGGTGTTAATGGAGGTAGCAATGGATTTCAAGAAAGAATTAATTATATTAAGAAAATTATTGAAATATTAAATTTAAAGCAATGCCCAAATATTTTTTTAACAAAAGAATTGGGTAAATATAATCTAACTAACAGTGCGATGAAAAATACTCGTTATGTAAAAAATAACCCTAGTATAAAAATGAGATTGGAGGGATTTGATGATTAA
- a CDS encoding glycoside hydrolase family 19 protein — MVGVFKTSACTFSVETLKKIDKYIKESNAKKHLDGINQACEKFNINTCIRKAHFIAQILHETGHLSLVKEGGGEHKKYQPYYGRGLIQLTHEKNYITYSTYIGEDCYSTPTNLDKLLVSPHSGLSAGYFWMNKKLNNTADINDFLYLTCRVNGGFNGFNDRYRILKNTFKEFNISEITDYKFKDSKVYNDLTYSYAWGMWHDESKSHLHGMTKDKEKAKAGYYRTLELIKAGEKVPTGQNVYGNKTTADLKKWATKHLIRLGGTAP; from the coding sequence TTGGTTGGGGTGTTTAAGACTTCAGCATGTACATTCTCAGTAGAAACTTTAAAGAAAATTGATAAATATATTAAAGAATCAAATGCAAAAAAACATCTTGATGGTATCAATCAAGCTTGTGAAAAATTTAATATAAATACATGTATCAGAAAAGCACACTTTATAGCTCAAATTTTACATGAAACTGGTCACTTATCCCTTGTAAAGGAAGGTGGAGGTGAGCATAAAAAATATCAGCCATATTATGGAAGAGGCTTAATACAATTAACACATGAAAAGAATTATATTACGTATAGCACATATATTGGGGAAGATTGTTATTCAACACCTACAAATTTAGATAAACTTTTAGTTAGTCCACATTCAGGGTTAAGTGCTGGTTATTTTTGGATGAATAAAAAATTAAATAATACTGCTGATATAAATGACTTTTTATATTTAACATGTAGAGTTAATGGCGGTTTTAATGGATTTAATGATAGGTATAGGATATTAAAAAATACTTTTAAGGAATTTAATATTTCTGAAATTACTGATTATAAATTCAAAGATAGCAAAGTGTACAATGACTTGACATATTCCTATGCATGGGGAATGTGGCATGATGAAAGTAAATCACATTTGCATGGTATGACAAAAGATAAAGAAAAAGCTAAAGCTGGATATTATCGTACATTAGAACTTATTAAAGCTGGGGAAAAAGTTCCAACGGGGCAAAATGTATATGGTAATAAAACAACTGCTGATTTAAAAAAATGGGCAACAAAACATTTAATTAGACTTGGAGGTACAGCACCATGA
- a CDS encoding M23 family metallopeptidase, translated as MNIGLDLSNKNNIYLNTRINEEDKKFILNSIPSAPPLRKVFITSEFGFRLHPIFRKEKLHTGVDLRAKIGTEVYSTANGVILEARNIDNGGYGKMVRIIHNHGFETLYAHLDDIYVNPGDIIKKGTLIGLTGNTGRSNGPHLHYEVKYIKKYLNPTDFLYWNRKTFDTIFSKNQETIHWKDLIFLMKNDIK; from the coding sequence TTGAATATAGGTTTAGATTTATCAAATAAAAATAATATATATTTAAATACTAGAATCAATGAAGAAGACAAAAAGTTTATTTTAAACTCAATACCAAGTGCTCCTCCATTAAGAAAAGTTTTTATTACCTCTGAATTTGGATTCAGACTTCATCCTATATTTAGAAAAGAAAAACTACATACCGGAGTAGATTTAAGAGCTAAAATAGGTACGGAAGTTTATTCTACTGCAAACGGCGTGATATTAGAGGCAAGAAATATTGATAACGGTGGATATGGGAAAATGGTAAGAATAATACATAACCACGGATTTGAGACCTTATATGCCCATTTAGATGATATCTATGTAAACCCAGGGGATATAATAAAAAAAGGAACATTAATAGGACTTACAGGAAATACGGGAAGAAGCAATGGTCCTCACTTGCACTATGAAGTAAAATATATAAAAAAATACTTGAATCCTACTGATTTCTTGTATTGGAATAGAAAAACTTTTGATACGATTTTTTCAAAAAATCAAGAAACAATTCATTGGAAAGATCTGATTTTCCTAATGAAAAATGATATAAAATAA